One window of the Phormidium ambiguum IAM M-71 genome contains the following:
- a CDS encoding winged helix-turn-helix transcriptional regulator, with protein MESFDTSERLSCSVEITLKIIGGRWKVLILRELFVGIKRFGELHRALHGITQKMLTQQLRELEQDGIINRHVYLQVPPKVEYSLTELGETLKPILDAMHEWGLKYLEKR; from the coding sequence ATGGAAAGTTTTGATACTTCAGAAAGATTGTCTTGTTCGGTAGAAATCACCTTAAAAATAATAGGTGGACGCTGGAAAGTATTGATTTTAAGAGAACTTTTTGTTGGTATAAAACGGTTCGGAGAACTCCACCGTGCTTTGCATGGAATTACACAAAAAATGTTAACGCAACAATTAAGAGAGTTGGAGCAAGATGGGATTATTAATCGTCATGTTTATTTACAAGTTCCGCCAAAAGTTGAGTATTCGCTGACAGAATTGGGGGAAACTTTAAAACCAATTCTTGATGCTATGCACGAATGGGGGTTGAAGTATTTAGAGAAGAGATAG
- a CDS encoding DUF4926 domain-containing protein, which translates to MKVKYPLFSQVALAEDLPEYNLKRGDIGTIVEHYSMPEGEEDGYSLEGFDLPNVTIEVAASQIISVNQLQQEQIILAKLRQLSKTRLLQLEDYLDFLLQKDSV; encoded by the coding sequence ATGAAAGTAAAGTATCCTCTATTTTCTCAAGTTGCTTTAGCTGAGGATTTACCGGAATATAATCTGAAACGGGGAGATATAGGAACAATTGTAGAGCATTATTCTATGCCTGAAGGGGAAGAAGATGGGTATAGTTTGGAAGGGTTTGATTTACCTAATGTGACAATTGAAGTGGCAGCTTCACAAATTATTTCAGTCAATCAATTGCAGCAAGAACAAATAATTTTAGCGAAACTACGTCAGTTATCTAAAACAAGGTTGCTGCAACTGGAAGACTACCTTGATTTTCTGCTGCAAAAAGATAGTGTATAA
- a CDS encoding NADPH-dependent FMN reductase — protein MAYTPKILAFAGSARTDSYNKKLVQVAANGARAVGAEVTYIDFRDLPMPLFDEDLEQAEGMPENARKFKELMIAHDGLLIACPEYNSSITPVLKNAIDWASRPGENEPPLAAFANKVAAIMSASPGALGGLRGLVTVRSILGNIKVIVLPDQIAVPKAYEAFNVDGTLVDPKQQESVKSLGASVANVVAKLKA, from the coding sequence ATGGCTTATACGCCCAAAATTTTGGCTTTTGCAGGCAGTGCTCGCACGGATTCTTATAACAAAAAATTAGTGCAAGTTGCTGCTAATGGAGCGCGTGCAGTGGGTGCGGAAGTGACTTATATTGATTTTCGTGATTTGCCAATGCCGCTATTTGATGAAGATTTAGAACAGGCTGAGGGAATGCCAGAAAATGCGCGAAAGTTTAAGGAGTTAATGATTGCTCATGATGGGCTTTTAATTGCTTGTCCTGAGTATAATAGTTCGATTACTCCAGTTTTGAAAAATGCTATTGATTGGGCTTCTCGTCCAGGGGAAAATGAGCCACCTTTGGCAGCTTTTGCTAATAAGGTAGCGGCGATTATGAGTGCTTCTCCAGGGGCATTGGGCGGTTTGCGGGGGTTGGTGACTGTGCGATCGATCTTAGGTAACATTAAAGTAATTGTCCTTCCCGATCAAATAGCTGTTCCAAAAGCTTATGAAGCTTTCAATGTTGATGGGACTTTGGTAGACCCCAAACAACAAGAATCAGTAAAAAGTTTAGGGGCAAGTGTGGCGAATGTTGTCGCTAAATTGAAAGCATAG
- a CDS encoding CHAT domain-containing tetratricopeptide repeat protein, translating into MKRQRIGMTVLFTMLTTLSFGDFQVISNSQSKSLNGVALAQTPEARKAEADRLFQQGIQQFNTSKFEAALQIWQQALIIYREIKDQNNEGKVLRNLGVVYLYLGNYPRSIEYSEQALAIAREIKNRGSEAKALVNLGVAYRYLGDYPRSINYSEQSLAITREIKDREGEGEALGNLGGAYRYLGDYSRSIEYCEQSLAIAREIKDRSTEGIILVCLGVAYLDLGEHSRSINYSEQALAIAREIKDRNSEGSVLGNLGVAYRKLGNYSRSIEYYEQSLAIARKIKNRDVEGIALGNLGLAYHYLGDYSRSIEYFEQCLAIAKEIKNRQSEGIALNNLGFALFKSGNFAAAETTLINAIEVYESLRGGLKDSDKISIFEDQTRSYRALQQVLVAQHKTDAALEISERGRARAFIELLAQRLSPNSQKTSPETTLKPTIAQLREIAKYQNATLVEYSIIYESFLDRGKQQWKESELYIWVIKPTGEVIFRKADLKPLWQGKNTTLANLVINSRESIGVRGITTAVIASKPTANQTERLQQLHQILIEPISDLLPTDPNSRVIFVPQSSLFLVPFPALQDEAGKYLIEKHTILTAPSIQVLELTRQQKQKNRTTGEALVVGNPIMPTVSLTPGEPPQQLTALPAAEKEAIAIASLLKTQAITGSSGTKANVVQRMPTAQIIHLATHGLLDDVRGLGSAIALTPSGNDNGLLTAEEILDLKLSANLVVLSACDTGRGKITGDGVVGLSRSFISAGVPSVIVSLWAVPDAPTAQLMTAFYQNMQTNPDKAQALRQAMLKMMKTYPHPKDWAAFTLIGEAE; encoded by the coding sequence ATGAAACGGCAAAGAATCGGAATGACGGTGCTTTTCACTATGCTGACAACGCTGAGTTTTGGCGATTTTCAAGTTATTTCAAATTCCCAATCTAAAAGTTTAAATGGAGTAGCTTTGGCGCAAACACCAGAGGCGCGGAAAGCGGAAGCAGATCGATTGTTCCAGCAAGGAATTCAGCAGTTCAATACCAGTAAATTTGAAGCAGCATTACAGATTTGGCAACAGGCACTGATCATCTACCGGGAAATTAAAGATCAAAACAATGAAGGAAAAGTTCTGAGAAATCTCGGAGTTGTTTACCTTTACTTGGGCAACTACCCACGTTCGATCGAGTACTCTGAGCAAGCTTTGGCAATCGCCAGAGAAATAAAAAACCGAGGCAGTGAGGCAAAAGCTCTGGTAAATCTCGGAGTTGCTTACCGTTACTTGGGTGACTACCCACGTTCAATCAATTACTCTGAGCAATCTTTAGCCATTACTAGAGAAATTAAAGACCGAGAAGGTGAGGGAGAAGCTCTGGGAAATTTGGGAGGTGCTTACCGTTACTTAGGTGACTACTCACGTTCGATCGAGTACTGTGAGCAATCTTTAGCGATCGCCAGGGAAATAAAAGACCGAAGCACTGAGGGAATTATTCTGGTATGTCTTGGAGTTGCTTACCTTGACTTGGGCGAACATTCACGTTCGATCAACTACTCTGAGCAAGCTTTGGCGATCGCCAGGGAAATAAAAGACCGAAACAGTGAGGGAAGTGTTCTGGGAAATCTCGGAGTTGCTTACCGGAAATTGGGCAACTACTCACGTTCGATCGAGTACTATGAGCAATCTTTAGCGATCGCCAGGAAAATTAAAAACCGAGACGTTGAGGGAATTGCTCTGGGAAATCTCGGACTTGCTTACCATTACTTGGGTGACTACTCACGTTCGATTGAGTACTTTGAGCAATGTTTAGCGATCGCTAAGGAAATTAAAAACCGACAAAGTGAGGGAATTGCTCTAAACAATTTAGGATTCGCTCTGTTTAAATCTGGCAATTTCGCAGCAGCAGAAACAACTTTAATCAACGCTATTGAAGTATATGAATCTCTTAGAGGTGGATTGAAAGATTCCGATAAAATCTCAATTTTTGAAGACCAAACTAGATCATACCGCGCTTTACAACAAGTTCTAGTTGCTCAACATAAAACTGACGCGGCGCTAGAAATTTCTGAACGCGGGAGAGCTAGAGCTTTTATTGAGTTATTAGCACAAAGGTTATCTCCTAATTCCCAAAAAACATCACCTGAAACTACCCTCAAGCCAACAATTGCACAACTTCGAGAAATTGCTAAATATCAAAATGCTACTTTAGTCGAGTATTCGATTATTTACGAGAGTTTCCTAGATCGAGGTAAACAACAATGGAAAGAATCAGAACTCTACATTTGGGTAATCAAACCCACAGGGGAGGTCATTTTTCGTAAAGCTGACCTGAAACCTTTATGGCAAGGAAAAAATACAACTCTTGCTAATTTAGTCATCAACAGTCGAGAATCAATTGGTGTCAGAGGTATTACAACTGCGGTAATTGCATCAAAACCAACTGCTAACCAAACTGAACGCTTACAACAACTACATCAAATCCTCATTGAACCAATTTCCGATCTTCTCCCTACTGACCCCAACTCCCGTGTAATTTTTGTTCCTCAATCATCCTTATTTTTAGTTCCTTTCCCCGCGTTACAAGACGAAGCGGGTAAATATTTAATTGAAAAACATACAATTTTAACTGCTCCTTCCATTCAAGTTTTAGAACTGACTCGTCAACAAAAACAAAAAAACAGAACTACAGGAGAAGCCTTAGTTGTGGGAAATCCGATTATGCCCACTGTATCCCTAACTCCCGGTGAACCTCCGCAACAATTAACTGCTTTACCTGCGGCGGAAAAGGAAGCGATTGCTATTGCTTCGTTATTAAAAACTCAAGCAATTACAGGTAGTTCGGGAACTAAAGCAAATGTTGTACAAAGAATGCCAACAGCGCAAATTATTCATTTAGCAACTCATGGTTTATTAGATGATGTTCGCGGATTGGGAAGTGCGATCGCTTTAACTCCTTCGGGTAACGATAATGGATTACTAACTGCTGAAGAAATCCTCGATTTAAAATTATCTGCTAATTTAGTTGTTTTAAGTGCTTGCGACACAGGTAGAGGGAAAATTACAGGTGATGGTGTAGTTGGTTTATCACGCTCTTTTATTTCCGCAGGTGTACCCAGTGTAATTGTTTCCCTTTGGGCAGTTCCCGACGCACCAACAGCGCAATTAATGACAGCTTTTTATCAAAATATGCAAACTAATCCCGATAAAGCTCAAGCTTTAAGACAAGCAATGTTAAAGATGATGAAAACTTATCCTCATCCAAAAGATTGGGCAGCTTTTACTTTAATTGGGGAAGCAGAGTAA
- a CDS encoding hybrid sensor histidine kinase/response regulator — MTPENFLEFAKVLPEPMLLMEGNGRILASNPSFSKLLRLQHQISPGTMLFEMVADAAEKVKYYLRACSSSREMVLGSLKFNLSNGEACLCRCEGAVIQPWSSQSPALIILRLKTQESASNRFNLLNKKIDELAKEIRQRQKAEEERAKLLVQEQTARAEAEKLNRLKDEFISTISHELRTPLNAILGWAHILRTTKVDEARMQRALETIERNARSQSQLIDDLLDISRIITGKIRLNVRAVDLWPVIEAAIETVRPAADAKNIRLQSVLDPAAGPVLGDSERLQQIVWNLLSNAVKFTPKDGRVQVCLQRVNSHVEIIVADNGQGISAEFLPYVFDRFRQADNSITRSFGGLGLGLAIVRQLVELHGGTVYAESPGEGQGATFTIKLPLMPVRSTTIEPERVHPSVEGSVPFDNTLRLDGLRILIVDDDADMRDLLSYTLQVCGAQVTNTATAEEAISILTNSSIPQDILISDIGMPNEDGYTLLRRVRALKPEQGGTIPAIALTAFARTLDRTAALLAGFQSHVAKPVEPAELIAVIANLTGRIS; from the coding sequence GTGACTCCCGAAAACTTTCTTGAATTTGCCAAAGTTTTACCTGAGCCGATGCTCTTGATGGAGGGAAATGGCCGCATCCTGGCTAGCAATCCGTCATTTTCTAAGTTGCTGAGGCTACAGCATCAGATCTCACCAGGAACAATGCTGTTTGAGATGGTTGCTGATGCGGCGGAAAAAGTCAAATATTATTTGCGAGCTTGCTCCAGTAGTCGAGAAATGGTGCTTGGCTCTTTAAAATTTAATTTAAGTAATGGAGAAGCTTGCCTGTGTCGCTGTGAAGGCGCTGTCATTCAACCCTGGTCTTCCCAATCCCCCGCGCTAATTATTCTGCGGTTGAAAACCCAGGAATCTGCCAGTAATCGATTTAACTTACTGAATAAAAAAATTGATGAATTAGCCAAAGAGATCCGGCAACGCCAAAAAGCTGAAGAAGAACGGGCTAAACTTTTGGTGCAAGAACAAACTGCACGAGCAGAAGCTGAGAAATTGAATCGATTAAAGGACGAATTTATCTCGACAATTTCCCATGAACTGCGGACTCCGCTGAATGCTATTTTAGGTTGGGCGCATATCCTTCGCACGACTAAGGTAGACGAAGCGAGAATGCAGCGGGCGCTAGAAACGATCGAACGCAATGCGCGATCGCAATCTCAGTTAATTGACGATCTGTTGGATATTTCCCGAATTATTACAGGGAAAATTCGTCTCAATGTTCGGGCAGTTGACCTATGGCCAGTAATTGAGGCGGCAATTGAGACAGTGCGACCTGCTGCCGATGCTAAGAACATTCGCTTACAATCAGTACTCGATCCAGCCGCAGGGCCAGTTTTAGGAGACTCCGAGCGGTTACAGCAAATAGTTTGGAATTTACTCAGTAATGCAGTTAAGTTTACTCCAAAAGATGGACGAGTTCAGGTTTGCCTTCAGCGTGTTAACTCTCACGTAGAAATTATTGTGGCGGATAATGGTCAAGGCATTAGTGCCGAATTCCTACCCTACGTTTTTGACCGCTTTCGCCAAGCAGATAATTCGATTACCCGTTCCTTTGGGGGATTGGGGTTGGGTTTAGCGATCGTCCGCCAATTAGTTGAGTTGCATGGCGGAACAGTATATGCGGAAAGCCCTGGCGAAGGACAGGGTGCAACATTTACTATCAAACTACCCTTGATGCCTGTTCGATCGACAACTATTGAACCAGAAAGGGTGCATCCATCGGTAGAAGGAAGTGTCCCCTTTGATAACACGCTTCGGTTAGATGGATTAAGGATACTAATCGTAGATGATGACGCAGATATGCGCGATTTACTCTCGTACACCCTACAAGTTTGCGGCGCACAAGTCACTAATACCGCTACAGCAGAAGAAGCTATTTCCATACTGACTAACTCTTCCATACCGCAGGATATTTTAATTAGTGATATTGGAATGCCAAATGAAGATGGTTATACTTTGTTGCGCCGAGTCAGAGCTTTGAAACCAGAGCAGGGAGGCACAATTCCTGCGATCGCTCTAACAGCCTTTGCCAGAACTCTCGATCGCACAGCCGCTCTTTTAGCAGGTTTCCAATCCCACGTTGCCAAACCCGTTGAACCCGCTGAATTAATTGCCGTAATCGCCAATTTAACCGGAAGAATTAGCTAG
- a CDS encoding DUF6883 domain-containing protein, giving the protein MPKDDKSKFLAQVGYTLENWQQLEQDLRTQVLTQPAELIETNRYGEKYAIRARLRGSNDVELNILTIWMVKNGTTRFVTLVPDKGANL; this is encoded by the coding sequence CTGCCAAAAGATGATAAGTCCAAGTTCCTTGCTCAAGTGGGGTATACATTGGAAAATTGGCAGCAACTTGAACAAGATTTACGAACTCAAGTCTTAACTCAGCCTGCTGAACTCATTGAAACTAATCGTTATGGTGAGAAATATGCTATTCGTGCGCGTCTTCGAGGAAGCAATGATGTTGAACTCAATATCCTAACTATTTGGATGGTTAAAAACGGTACAACCAGATTTGTAACCCTAGTGCCAGATAAAGGAGCTAATCTATGA
- a CDS encoding DUF1152 domain-containing protein, which yields MGIVFPLELPPKSRILIAGAGGGFDVICGLPIAMALEAAGHHVEFANYSLTDLRNVVNGHWHNERLLEITSESYLKIGDYFPEKLLALWCKEKCKSERSIYCFAHGGVQPTLASYRYLIEQLNIDTVICVDGGIDGLFRGDECDLGTPSMDSISVVSAALCNVDRKFYCMTAFGIEGAESNVSHGLALRRIAELVREGGFFGVGSVIKETPVGQNFLSAVNYIYNYLPSHRQSVIVSSIVAAIQGDFGRTVVHPKTENSPPWLSPLTQLIWYFDAVKVAQLKLFYQDILETVEVGEVAEAIEKVRSRYGVKEFERIPI from the coding sequence ATGGGAATCGTATTTCCATTGGAACTTCCGCCGAAATCACGAATTTTGATTGCTGGTGCTGGGGGAGGTTTTGATGTAATTTGTGGACTGCCAATAGCGATGGCATTAGAAGCAGCCGGACATCATGTAGAATTTGCTAACTATTCACTTACAGACCTAAGAAATGTGGTTAATGGTCATTGGCACAATGAACGTTTACTAGAAATTACATCTGAGTCTTATCTAAAAATTGGTGATTATTTCCCGGAAAAATTACTGGCTCTTTGGTGCAAAGAAAAGTGTAAAAGTGAACGTTCTATTTATTGTTTTGCTCATGGGGGAGTGCAACCAACTTTAGCAAGTTATCGTTATTTGATAGAGCAGTTAAACATTGATACAGTAATTTGTGTAGATGGTGGCATAGATGGGTTGTTTCGCGGCGATGAATGTGACTTAGGTACGCCATCAATGGATTCAATTTCCGTTGTGTCTGCTGCTTTGTGCAATGTCGATCGCAAATTTTACTGCATGACTGCATTCGGTATCGAGGGTGCAGAAAGTAATGTATCGCATGGCTTAGCATTGCGTAGAATCGCAGAACTTGTCAGAGAAGGTGGTTTTTTTGGTGTCGGTTCAGTAATTAAAGAAACGCCTGTTGGTCAAAATTTTTTATCGGCAGTAAATTACATTTACAACTATTTACCTTCACATCGTCAAAGTGTAATTGTCAGTAGCATTGTTGCAGCTATTCAAGGAGATTTTGGGCGTACTGTAGTGCATCCCAAAACGGAAAATTCTCCTCCTTGGCTGTCTCCTCTAACACAGTTAATTTGGTACTTCGATGCTGTAAAAGTGGCACAATTAAAGCTTTTTTATCAGGATATATTAGAAACAGTTGAAGTCGGGGAAGTTGCAGAGGCGATCGAGAAAGTGCGTAGTCGATACGGAGTGAAAGAGTTTGAGAGAATTCCGATTTGA
- a CDS encoding ATP-dependent Clp protease ATP-binding subunit, translating into MFEYFTDKAVKAVMLAQEEARRLGHNLVGTEQILLGLIGEGTGVAAIVLKDNSVTLEKARKEVEKILGRGNRYVSAEIPFTPKVKRVFEQAFQEARQLGHNYIGPEHLLLAIIQEETGVAVKVLENLGVDIATLRTQIIKQLGEVATVAPGGRKQGFSRGRTKTATLDEFASNLTRLAAEGKLDPVVGRQKEIERAVQILGRRTKNNPVLIGEPGVGKTAIAEGLAQRIANDDIPEMLQDKQVYSLNMGSLVAGTRFRGDFEERIKAILDEVRQAGNIILVIDEVHTLVGAGGVEGGMDAANLLKPALARGELQCMGMTTLDEYRKHIERDAALERRFQPIMVGEPSVEETIEILYGLRSAYEQHHKVKISDEALVSAVNLSDRYISDRFLPDKAIDLIDEAGSRVRFRNSQTSGTKELKQELRQVTKQKEEAVKRQDFEKAGELRDRELELEAQIKAISDNKNQPIHPEAMLIVEEEDIAQIVAAWTGVPVSKLTETESELLLHLEDTLHERLIGQDEAVTAVAKSIRRARVGLKNANRPIASFIFSGPTGVGKTELAKALAAYLFGSEEAMIRVDMSEYMEAHTVSKLIGSPPGFVGYDEGGQLTEAVRRRPYSVVLFDEIEKAHPDVFNTLLQLLDDGRLTDAKGRTVDFKNTLIIMTSNIGSKVIEKGGGGLGFEFAENQSEANYNRVRNLVNDQLKQYFRPEFLNRIDEIIVFRQLTKDEIKQVAGIMLREISSRLTEQGITLSVTERFSDRLVQEGYNPAYGARELRRVIMRLLEDSLAEAMLSGRVQEGDTAAIDIGEDGEVVVTAEKQHDLVLQPVG; encoded by the coding sequence ATGTTTGAGTACTTTACAGACAAAGCAGTTAAAGCAGTAATGTTAGCTCAGGAAGAAGCACGTCGCCTGGGACACAACCTCGTAGGAACCGAGCAAATTCTCCTGGGGTTGATTGGAGAAGGAACAGGAGTAGCAGCTATAGTTCTCAAAGATAATAGCGTTACTTTGGAAAAAGCACGAAAAGAAGTAGAGAAAATTTTGGGTCGGGGTAATCGTTACGTTTCCGCAGAAATTCCCTTCACTCCCAAGGTTAAACGAGTTTTTGAGCAAGCATTTCAAGAAGCTCGTCAGCTAGGACATAATTACATCGGCCCCGAACACTTATTGCTGGCAATAATTCAGGAAGAAACTGGGGTTGCAGTTAAAGTGTTGGAAAATTTGGGTGTTGATATTGCCACACTTCGGACGCAAATAATTAAGCAGCTGGGAGAAGTAGCTACAGTTGCTCCCGGTGGTAGAAAGCAAGGATTTTCTCGTGGTAGAACTAAGACAGCAACTTTAGATGAATTTGCCAGTAACTTAACGAGGTTAGCCGCAGAAGGTAAGTTAGATCCAGTTGTCGGTCGGCAAAAGGAAATTGAACGGGCGGTGCAAATTTTAGGTCGCCGCACGAAGAATAATCCAGTATTGATTGGAGAACCGGGAGTTGGTAAAACTGCGATCGCAGAAGGTTTAGCACAACGCATCGCTAACGACGATATCCCGGAAATGCTGCAAGATAAGCAGGTTTATAGCCTCAATATGGGTTCGTTAGTTGCAGGAACTCGTTTTCGCGGTGATTTTGAAGAACGCATCAAAGCAATTCTTGATGAAGTTCGTCAAGCGGGAAATATCATTTTAGTAATTGACGAAGTTCACACTTTGGTAGGTGCAGGTGGTGTGGAAGGCGGTATGGATGCTGCTAACTTACTAAAACCTGCATTGGCGAGAGGTGAATTGCAGTGCATGGGAATGACGACTTTAGATGAATATCGCAAGCATATTGAAAGAGATGCTGCCCTAGAACGTCGTTTTCAACCAATAATGGTCGGCGAACCTTCTGTAGAAGAAACGATCGAGATTTTATATGGTTTGCGTTCAGCTTACGAACAACACCATAAGGTAAAAATCTCGGATGAAGCTTTGGTTTCTGCTGTTAATTTATCAGACCGTTACATTTCCGATCGCTTTCTCCCCGACAAAGCAATTGACTTGATCGATGAAGCTGGTTCTCGCGTTAGATTCAGAAACAGTCAAACTTCTGGAACTAAGGAATTGAAGCAAGAATTGCGTCAAGTTACCAAACAGAAAGAAGAGGCTGTTAAACGACAAGACTTTGAGAAAGCTGGCGAATTGCGCGATCGAGAATTAGAGTTAGAAGCGCAAATTAAAGCGATTTCTGATAACAAAAATCAACCTATTCATCCAGAGGCAATGCTAATTGTCGAAGAGGAAGATATCGCTCAAATTGTTGCTGCTTGGACTGGTGTTCCAGTGAGCAAACTAACAGAAACCGAATCTGAATTGCTGTTGCATTTGGAAGATACTTTGCATGAACGGTTGATTGGTCAAGATGAGGCAGTGACAGCAGTTGCGAAATCGATCCGTCGCGCCAGAGTTGGTTTGAAAAATGCTAATCGCCCGATCGCTAGTTTCATTTTCTCAGGCCCTACCGGAGTTGGCAAGACTGAATTAGCCAAAGCATTAGCCGCTTATTTATTCGGTTCTGAAGAAGCGATGATTCGCGTCGATATGTCCGAATACATGGAAGCGCATACAGTTTCTAAATTAATTGGTTCGCCTCCAGGTTTCGTCGGTTACGATGAAGGTGGTCAATTAACTGAAGCAGTACGTCGCAGACCTTATTCAGTAGTGTTGTTTGATGAAATTGAAAAAGCTCACCCCGATGTCTTCAATACCTTGTTACAACTGTTAGATGATGGTCGTTTAACTGATGCTAAAGGTCGCACGGTAGATTTCAAGAATACCCTGATAATTATGACCTCAAACATCGGTTCTAAGGTGATTGAAAAAGGTGGTGGTGGATTAGGTTTTGAATTTGCCGAAAATCAAAGTGAAGCTAATTATAATCGGGTTCGTAATTTGGTAAACGATCAACTCAAGCAATATTTCCGTCCTGAGTTTCTCAACCGAATTGATGAAATTATCGTCTTCCGTCAGTTAACTAAGGATGAAATTAAGCAAGTTGCTGGCATTATGTTGCGCGAGATTTCTTCTCGGTTAACTGAACAGGGAATTACCTTGAGTGTGACTGAGAGATTTAGCGATCGCTTAGTTCAAGAAGGTTACAATCCTGCTTACGGTGCGAGAGAGTTAAGACGAGTGATTATGCGACTTTTAGAAGATAGTTTAGCCGAAGCAATGCTATCAGGTCGCGTTCAAGAAGGTGATACTGCTGCGATCGATATTGGCGAAGATGGCGAGGTAGTTGTCACCGCAGAGAAACAGCATGATTTAGTGCTGCAACCTGTTGGTTAA
- a CDS encoding pirin family protein, which yields MITIRPAEERGHANHGWLDTYHTFSFASYYDPNFMGFRHLRVINQDRVAPGMGFGTHPHRDMEIITYVVEGALEHKDTLGTSSVIRPGEVQRMSAGTGIAHSEYNHSQTDLVHLLQIWILPNEKGIKPGYEQKMFANEEKRGQLRLVASGDGRNGSVTVHQNMNLYASVLEPGEQVVHNLEPERHAWIQVIKGQIMLNDLPLKAGDGAAISEQNRVTIEATNSAEFLLFDLA from the coding sequence ATGATTACCATCCGTCCAGCAGAAGAAAGAGGACACGCAAATCATGGCTGGCTTGATACTTATCACACTTTTTCTTTCGCTTCTTACTATGACCCAAATTTTATGGGATTTCGTCATTTACGAGTAATAAATCAAGACCGAGTTGCGCCGGGAATGGGCTTTGGAACTCATCCTCACAGAGACATGGAAATTATTACTTATGTGGTTGAAGGTGCGTTAGAACACAAAGATACACTCGGTACTAGTTCGGTAATTCGTCCTGGTGAAGTACAAAGAATGAGCGCAGGAACTGGAATTGCTCACAGCGAGTACAATCATTCTCAAACTGACCTGGTGCATCTTTTACAAATTTGGATTTTACCTAATGAAAAAGGTATCAAACCAGGTTATGAACAAAAAATGTTTGCAAATGAAGAAAAGCGCGGTCAACTGCGTTTAGTTGCTTCTGGCGATGGTCGCAATGGTTCTGTTACTGTTCACCAAAATATGAATCTCTACGCTAGTGTACTTGAGCCAGGGGAACAGGTAGTACATAACCTGGAACCAGAACGCCATGCTTGGATACAAGTAATTAAAGGACAAATTATGCTCAATGATTTGCCTTTAAAAGCTGGTGATGGTGCTGCTATCAGCGAACAAAACCGTGTGACTATTGAGGCAACAAATTCTGCCGAATTTTTGTTATTTGATCTAGCCTAG
- a CDS encoding methanogen output domain 1-containing protein, with translation MKSEASVKDIRIALDRDVFLRTLIRELAGALQDIVGLEEASGFISVVGQNMGRQIDQEYRVALGALQLTQQQVADVLVDLKQRIQGDFYVIEQTEEKLVFGNRVCPFGEKAIDRPAMCMMTSNVFGCIAADNLGYAKVELQETIAKGADECRVVIYLKHTPEAEASQGREYFKGESEG, from the coding sequence ATGAAATCTGAAGCATCCGTCAAGGATATCAGAATTGCTTTAGATCGGGATGTCTTCTTACGTACCTTAATCCGAGAATTAGCAGGTGCGTTACAGGATATTGTCGGTTTGGAGGAAGCTTCTGGATTTATTAGTGTTGTCGGGCAAAATATGGGGAGGCAAATAGATCAGGAATATAGGGTAGCGTTAGGAGCATTGCAACTGACGCAACAGCAAGTAGCTGATGTTCTGGTGGATTTGAAACAGCGAATTCAAGGTGACTTTTATGTTATCGAACAGACAGAGGAAAAACTTGTTTTCGGGAACCGTGTTTGCCCGTTTGGGGAAAAAGCGATCGATCGCCCCGCGATGTGCATGATGACTTCTAATGTATTTGGTTGTATTGCTGCTGACAACCTGGGGTACGCCAAGGTGGAACTGCAAGAGACAATAGCAAAAGGGGCAGATGAATGTCGAGTAGTCATTTACTTAAAACACACCCCAGAAGCCGAAGCAAGTCAAGGAAGAGAATACTTTAAGGGAGAATCAGAGGGGTGA